A stretch of the Plasmodium berghei ANKA genome assembly, chromosome: 10 genome encodes the following:
- a CDS encoding AAA family ATPase, putative, with product MNEIGKASGINNSEMELIYNKIHNKEKECFQNILINEIWNEYERSDNKNEINPSKFPLINTRINIFDNDEENDVYNEIVGNLAKNETEYINEKKIKENYNFISGICCVNIKDFMNFDPLFVKLYNYQNLEENTVKTEYNINSNSNCTCQYSRAGSINKENVGKQINKCNSMAIQYKYAEKVISEESDDEIYTPKRLKLRKKKHNMQSNPIEKVNSNSIKKDRSKQYISDESTYSIPNYSIKKKKSEFSNAFDVLVKRKDEDNEEAIEAFNYINSKKRNRHLSRNDSNNMRDKKDLKKKSYKKNSENSKDEYDEIPEKYKHLTDQGLDANIIRYALSMKMDANEKIMESDIIGLYDIKKIIKDKIVNVILRPDLFTGLNRAAKGILLFGPPGTGKTMIAKWVASYCRCSFYNVNASSLFSKYIGETEKIVTSLFKCAEVDNPSILFFDEIDSILGMRKKDEDDTTIRIKNQLLQMIDGINTKKDAIIVIIGATNRPDMIDDAALRRFNKRVYIPLPDLQARKDQIRYIISKHTHSGFQMTEEELDNISQKLDNWNGSDIYHLCSKCYEYVYDDAVEQYNGIQNIPNTSIFRAIEYDDFIKAMSQVNTSYKNVFDYDEWSKMHSSL from the coding sequence atgaacgAAATAGGGAAAGCTAGTGGAATAAATAACAGCGAAATggaattaatatataataaaatacataacAAAGAAAAGGAATGCTtccaaaatattttaataaacgAAATATGGAACGAATATGAAAGGagtgataataaaaatgaaataaatccGAGTAAATTTCCACTAATAAATACACGCATTAACATTTTTGATAAcgatgaagaaaatgatgtTTATAATGAAATTGTAGGAAATTTagcaaaaaatgaaacagaatatattaatgaaaaaaagatcaaagaaaattataattttattagtGGAATTTGTTGTgtgaatataaaagattTTATGAATTTCGATCCATTATTTGTTAAACTTtataattatcaaaatttagAGGAAAATACTGTAAAAACGGAATACAACATAAATTCTAATAGTAATTGCACTTGTCAGTATTCAAGAGCTGGTAgcataaataaagaaaatgtaGGGAAGCAAATTAACAAATGTAATAGTATGGCTATTCAATACAAATATGCTGAAAAGGTAATATCTGAAGAAAGTGatgatgaaatatatactcCGAAAAGGTTGAAGTTACgaaagaaaaaacataatatgCAATCTAATCCTATTGAAAAAGTTAATAGCaattctataaaaaaagatagatcaaaacaatatatttcgGATGAATCAACATATAGCATTCCAAATTATtcaataaagaaaaaaaaatcagaATTTTCTAACGCTTTTGATGTATTagtaaaaagaaaagatgAGGACAATGAAGAAGCAATTGAAGcttttaattatatcaaTTCAAAAAAGAGAAATAGACATTTGTCGAGAAATGATAGTAACAATATGAGGGATAAAAAGGacctaaaaaaaaaaagctaTAAAAAGAATTCAGAAAATTCGAAAGACGAATACGATGAAATACCTGAGAAATACAAGCATCTAACTGATCAAGGACTAGatgcaaatataataagatATGCATTAAGTATGAAAATGGATgctaatgaaaaaataatggaaTCAGATATTATAGGtttatatgatataaaaaaaataataaaagataaaattgttaatgTTATATTAAGACCAGATTTATTTACTGGTTTAAATAGAGCAGCAAAaggaatattattatttggaCCCCCAGGAACTGGTAAAACAATGATAGCTAAATGGGTAGCATCTTATTGCCGATGCTCATTTTATAATGTAAACGCATCATCACTATTCAGTAAATATATTGGAGAAACGGAGAAAATCGTCACGAGTTTATTTAAATGCGCAGAAGTTGATAACCcttctattttattttttgatgaAATAGATTCTATACTAGGTATGagaaaaaaagatgaaGATGATACAACTATACGAATTAAAAATCAATTATTACAAATGATTGATGGgataaatacaaaaaaagatgccattattgttattatcgGAGCTACTAATAGGCCGGATATGATAGATGATGCAGCTTTAAGAAGATTTAATAAAAGAGTTTATATACCATTACCAGATTTACAAGCAAGAAAAGATCAAATACGCTATATTATATCTAAACATACACACTCAGGATTTCAAATGACTGAAGAAGAATTAGATAATATATCACAAAAATTAGATAATTGGAATGGTAGtgatatatatcatttgtGTTCTAAATGTTATGAGTATGTATATGATGATGCAGTAGAACAATATAATggaatacaaaatattccTAATACTTCCATATTTAGAGCAATTGAATATGatgattttataaaagCCATGTCACAAGTTAATACatcttataaaaatgtcTTTGATTATGATGAATGGAGTAAAATGCATAGTTCTTTGTAG